One Fibrobacter sp. UBA4297 genomic region harbors:
- a CDS encoding tRNA threonylcarbamoyladenosine dehydratase: MGIEKGIFNRTSLLLGNDVMDRIYQKRVIIFGLGGVGSWCAESLVRSGIKELVLVDSDRVCVTNVNRQLMATTKTVGQVKVEVLKNRLLEINPHANIIALQDIYEEANTEKFQLDTFDYIIDAIDSLENKMQLLWHATRTKATVFSSMGAALKMDPTRIKVAEFWKVAGCPLARALRDKFKRKKKKLAKKVLCVYSDELLKNRGQNSSCGTAACMCPKVRQERSEAELKNAELVDHEWCSSKAQINGTMAHATAIFGFMIAGLVMNDIYQKALAQSE; this comes from the coding sequence ATGGGAATTGAAAAAGGGATTTTCAATCGTACATCGCTCCTTCTCGGGAACGATGTTATGGACCGTATCTATCAAAAACGCGTCATCATTTTTGGACTCGGCGGAGTCGGCAGTTGGTGTGCCGAAAGCCTGGTCCGTTCCGGCATCAAGGAACTCGTCCTTGTTGATTCTGACCGCGTGTGCGTTACCAACGTGAACCGACAGCTGATGGCGACCACCAAAACCGTGGGCCAAGTCAAAGTCGAAGTTCTCAAGAACCGCTTGTTAGAAATCAACCCGCATGCAAACATCATTGCGTTGCAAGACATCTACGAAGAAGCAAACACCGAGAAGTTCCAACTAGACACATTCGACTACATCATCGACGCGATCGACAGCCTCGAAAACAAGATGCAGTTGCTTTGGCACGCCACACGCACCAAGGCTACCGTATTCTCATCGATGGGCGCGGCTCTCAAGATGGACCCGACGCGAATCAAGGTTGCCGAATTCTGGAAAGTTGCCGGATGCCCGCTCGCCCGAGCACTGCGCGACAAGTTCAAACGCAAAAAGAAAAAGCTCGCCAAAAAAGTGTTGTGTGTCTACAGCGACGAACTCTTGAAAAACCGCGGTCAAAATTCTTCTTGCGGAACCGCCGCTTGCATGTGTCCTAAAGTCCGCCAAGAACGCAGTGAAGCGGAACTCAAGAACGCCGAACTTGTCGATCACGAATGGTGTAGCAGCAAGGCTCAAATCAACGGCACCATGGCACATGCCACGGCCATTTTCGGCTTTATGATTGCAGGTCTTGTGATGAACGACATTTATCAGAAAGCGTTAGCGCAATCTGAGTGA
- the epmA gene encoding EF-P lysine aminoacylase EpmA, producing the protein MENLNSGAFAPTCTRETWVKRQALMARVRDFFVRRNALEVETPVLSAYGGTDPQLDYFEIEDPKRFMMTSPEFHMKRLLAAKFGDIFQITKSFRKDEFGGHHNNEFSMVEWYRVGMPQDKLMDEVEDLVSEIIGTKLNARRTRWIDAFKNYAGVNPFCEKLTDFADACRAREIPVPEKSETLTREDWWDYLMVFLVEPALASNGPEFILDYPPSQAALAQTYVDDEGYTWARRFELFVNQVELCNGYTELTDPVEQRRRFYADLEIRKGMNKPLPPIDERFLAALESGMPACSGVALGLDRLFMLALGKEEIADVILFPSPIA; encoded by the coding sequence ATGGAAAATTTGAACTCGGGCGCGTTTGCGCCCACTTGCACGCGTGAAACTTGGGTCAAGCGCCAGGCGCTGATGGCCCGCGTCCGTGATTTCTTTGTTCGTCGTAATGCGCTCGAAGTCGAGACGCCTGTGCTTTCTGCATACGGTGGAACGGATCCGCAGCTCGATTACTTTGAGATTGAAGACCCGAAGCGGTTCATGATGACGAGTCCGGAATTTCACATGAAGCGTTTGCTTGCTGCAAAGTTCGGTGACATTTTCCAGATTACAAAGTCGTTCCGCAAGGATGAATTTGGCGGTCACCACAATAACGAGTTCTCGATGGTGGAATGGTACCGCGTGGGTATGCCTCAGGACAAACTCATGGACGAAGTCGAAGACCTCGTGAGCGAAATCATTGGAACCAAATTAAACGCCCGCCGCACCCGCTGGATTGATGCTTTCAAGAATTACGCTGGCGTGAATCCGTTCTGCGAAAAGCTTACAGACTTTGCAGATGCTTGCCGCGCTCGCGAAATTCCTGTGCCCGAAAAGAGCGAAACGCTCACGCGCGAAGATTGGTGGGACTATCTCATGGTCTTCCTCGTGGAACCCGCACTCGCAAGCAATGGTCCCGAGTTCATCTTGGATTACCCGCCCTCGCAGGCGGCTCTCGCACAGACGTACGTGGATGATGAAGGCTACACGTGGGCTCGCCGCTTTGAGCTTTTCGTGAACCAGGTGGAACTTTGCAATGGCTATACGGAACTTACGGACCCGGTGGAACAGCGTCGTCGTTTCTATGCTGATTTGGAAATTCGTAAGGGGATGAACAAGCCCTTACCGCCTATTGACGAACGGTTCCTTGCAGCTCTTGAATCGGGAATGCCTGCTTGCTCTGGTGTGGCTCTCGGGCTCGACCGCCTGTTCATGCTCGCCCTCGGCAAAGAAGAAATCGCCGACGTGATCCTCTTCCCAAGCCCGATAGCGTGA
- a CDS encoding phospholipase D-like domain-containing protein produces the protein MPTFTNYIQNEEHYSEVISRIATVRETLWIGTADIKDVYVKQNGDSIPLLGQLAGLLKRGVGVRLIHAKEPGPNFREDFDRYKILATDLERVMCPRVHFKMIIFDLETAYIGSANLTGAGIGMKSSLRRNFEAGILTNDPEIVEPVIEQFDTLWMGAHCEKCGRQEFCGDRIK, from the coding sequence ATGCCGACCTTCACCAATTACATCCAAAACGAAGAACACTATTCCGAAGTGATTTCCCGTATCGCGACAGTCCGCGAAACGCTCTGGATTGGCACCGCCGACATCAAGGACGTATATGTGAAGCAGAACGGCGATTCCATACCGCTGCTCGGACAACTCGCAGGACTCCTCAAGCGCGGCGTGGGCGTGCGGCTCATTCACGCAAAAGAACCCGGCCCGAACTTCCGCGAAGATTTCGACCGCTATAAGATTCTCGCGACCGACCTCGAACGCGTCATGTGTCCGCGAGTGCATTTCAAGATGATAATTTTCGACCTCGAAACCGCTTACATCGGCTCTGCAAACTTGACTGGAGCCGGCATCGGCATGAAAAGCTCCCTCCGTCGCAACTTCGAAGCGGGAATCCTCACGAACGACCCGGAAATTGTCGAACCCGTTATAGAACAATTTGACACGCTTTGGATGGGCGCCCACTGCGAAAAATGCGGCCGCCAAGAATTCTGCGGAGATAGGATAAAGTAA
- a CDS encoding ATP-binding protein, protein MDEKKILQVLAEQKEEIAVRRNSWVSRSEESLFEMDSSLAQVVIGVRRSGKSTICHKVLQDHGINYAYANLDDDRLMSLTVEDLNTLLLCLYQLYGTDLQYILLDEIQNVDGWHLFVNRLLRQGLHVFVTGSNAKLLSSELATHLTGRYNEIRLYPLSFAEYCTFHQVNLQDVTTKAEAARKSAFLEYLQYGGFPELQNINNKRAYIQSLFDSIILKDIAGRFKIRHAEVLRTIANHIINNSCQEVNYKSLAENFGLNSTTTAIKYVDYLKQAFLIGLMSKHSFKSKVRLRNSKAYVIDTGFIANRENALSQENLGWRLENMVYIELLRRAAKEFDDVYYYKPSSQSKEVDFVICRQDKAKELVQVAYEIDSTKAFNRETSALIQASDALKCNELTLVCFDESRDEVVKDKTIHIKNALEWSLGSGKA, encoded by the coding sequence ATGGACGAAAAAAAGATACTACAGGTCCTTGCGGAACAGAAAGAAGAAATTGCTGTCAGGCGAAATTCCTGGGTGTCGCGTAGCGAAGAATCCTTGTTTGAAATGGATAGTTCGCTTGCACAGGTGGTCATCGGGGTTCGTCGCAGTGGAAAATCGACGATATGCCACAAGGTGCTGCAGGATCATGGCATCAATTATGCTTATGCGAATCTTGACGATGACCGACTGATGTCGCTTACCGTTGAAGATTTGAACACGCTTCTGCTTTGCCTTTATCAGCTCTATGGTACGGACCTACAGTACATTCTCCTCGACGAAATTCAAAATGTTGATGGATGGCATTTGTTTGTGAACCGTCTTTTGCGACAGGGATTACACGTGTTTGTTACAGGCTCCAACGCAAAGCTGCTGAGTAGCGAACTTGCAACGCACTTGACCGGACGTTACAACGAAATACGCCTTTATCCGCTTTCGTTTGCGGAATACTGTACCTTTCATCAGGTGAATCTGCAAGATGTTACGACTAAGGCAGAAGCTGCTCGTAAATCGGCCTTCCTTGAATATCTGCAATATGGCGGGTTCCCGGAACTGCAAAACATCAACAACAAACGTGCTTACATACAAAGTTTATTCGATTCTATAATACTAAAGGATATCGCGGGTCGATTCAAAATTCGCCATGCCGAGGTTCTCCGTACCATCGCGAATCACATAATCAACAATTCTTGCCAAGAGGTCAATTACAAATCCCTGGCTGAGAATTTTGGACTGAACAGCACCACGACCGCAATAAAATACGTGGACTATCTTAAACAGGCTTTCTTGATTGGGCTGATGAGCAAACATTCGTTCAAGAGCAAAGTCCGGCTCCGTAACAGCAAGGCTTATGTGATTGATACGGGATTTATTGCCAATCGTGAAAACGCCCTCTCGCAAGAGAATCTAGGCTGGCGACTTGAAAACATGGTTTACATCGAACTGTTGCGTCGAGCCGCGAAGGAGTTCGATGACGTGTATTATTATAAGCCGTCGTCGCAATCTAAAGAAGTTGATTTCGTTATTTGCAGACAAGATAAAGCAAAGGAACTCGTGCAAGTCGCATACGAGATTGATTCTACCAAAGCGTTTAATCGCGAAACCTCGGCCTTGATCCAGGCTTCGGACGCACTCAAGTGCAATGAATTGACTTTAGTTTGCTTCGACGAAAGTCGGGATGAAGTCGTGAAAGACAAGACCATTCACATAAAAAATGCACTGGAATGGAGCCTTGGCTCTGGAAAGGCGTAG
- a CDS encoding aminotransferase class V-fold PLP-dependent enzyme, translating into MNAEVLRNEFPMLVAGDKEAKPLAFLDSTATTQKPASVIDAMDDFYREHYSSVKRGVYRLSARTTEAFEKTRKDVAKFINAKSEDEIVFTRGTTESINLVAWSYGRKFFEAGDEILISGLEHHANIVSWQLVAEMKGAKIKVIPVRDDGDLDLSKLPELLTPRTKMVAVAHVSNSVGTVNPIAEIIATVRKLAPQAKILIDAAQSSSHIKIDVQKLDCDFLAFSGHKMYGPTGIGVLYGKYDVLDSMPPWHGGGEMIKNVTFEKTTYADVPARFEAGTPAIAEVIGLGKAIEWLNNVGLDNIRKHEEQITQYALKQLAEIPQVKVLGNPKERGALISITLDGIAVGDAAMILDEENVAVRSGHHCAQPVMDRFGVDATLRLSFGVYTLERDIDRFVAGIKRVLRLFG; encoded by the coding sequence ATGAACGCAGAAGTCTTACGCAATGAATTCCCGATGTTGGTCGCAGGCGACAAAGAAGCAAAGCCGCTCGCCTTTTTGGACAGCACCGCCACGACCCAGAAGCCCGCAAGCGTCATCGACGCGATGGACGATTTTTACCGCGAGCACTACAGCTCCGTGAAGCGCGGAGTTTACCGCCTGAGCGCACGCACCACAGAAGCCTTTGAAAAGACCCGCAAAGACGTTGCGAAGTTTATCAACGCAAAATCCGAAGACGAAATCGTCTTTACTCGCGGCACCACCGAAAGCATCAATCTCGTTGCCTGGAGCTATGGACGCAAGTTCTTTGAAGCGGGCGATGAGATTTTAATCAGCGGTTTGGAACACCACGCAAACATTGTGAGCTGGCAGCTCGTCGCCGAAATGAAGGGCGCAAAGATCAAGGTCATTCCCGTCCGCGATGACGGCGATTTGGACTTGAGCAAGCTCCCAGAACTTTTGACACCACGTACCAAGATGGTCGCCGTCGCCCACGTGAGCAACTCCGTCGGCACAGTGAACCCGATTGCAGAAATCATTGCAACCGTCCGCAAGCTTGCTCCGCAAGCAAAAATTTTGATTGACGCCGCCCAGAGTTCTAGCCACATCAAGATTGACGTGCAGAAGCTCGACTGCGATTTTCTCGCATTCAGCGGCCACAAGATGTACGGCCCGACTGGCATCGGCGTTCTTTACGGCAAGTACGACGTGCTCGACAGCATGCCACCTTGGCATGGCGGTGGCGAAATGATCAAGAACGTCACGTTTGAAAAGACGACTTACGCCGACGTTCCAGCACGCTTTGAAGCAGGCACGCCTGCCATTGCCGAAGTCATCGGACTTGGAAAAGCCATTGAATGGCTGAACAACGTCGGCCTCGACAACATCCGCAAGCACGAAGAACAAATTACGCAGTACGCTCTGAAGCAGCTCGCCGAAATCCCGCAAGTAAAAGTCCTCGGCAACCCGAAGGAACGCGGCGCGCTCATCAGCATTACATTGGACGGAATTGCCGTCGGTGATGCCGCCATGATTCTCGACGAAGAAAACGTCGCCGTGCGTAGCGGACACCATTGCGCACAACCGGTGATGGACCGCTTTGGCGTAGATGCCACGCTCCGCCTGAGCTTTGGCGTGTACACGCTCGAACGAGACATCGACCGATTTGTTGCAGGTATCAAGCGCGTTTTGCGTTTGTTCGGGTAA
- a CDS encoding EcsC family protein, whose translation MKTTTEETNDQSQSVVLKGIDKIYEAVVSGSVPGTDSATELAESYLAEYKNPLDAANALVRWQNAKAAVDGAVTSFGGFLTMLATLPVNVASVLFIQIRMVAAVAYIGGVRDLKDDKLQTVIKCCLLGESVSSVAKKAGVEIAQKVALKKLMPMISGKMLTKINQAVGFRLITKFGSKGVINVGKGIPLLGALVGAVFDGVSTNIVGNAAIEAFIVNRNED comes from the coding sequence ATGAAAACAACAACTGAAGAAACAAACGATCAATCCCAAAGTGTAGTTTTGAAGGGTATCGATAAGATTTACGAAGCTGTGGTCAGTGGTTCAGTTCCTGGTACGGATTCGGCTACCGAACTTGCTGAATCTTATTTGGCCGAATATAAGAATCCTTTAGATGCTGCAAATGCCCTTGTTCGATGGCAAAATGCGAAAGCGGCTGTCGATGGTGCTGTAACTAGTTTTGGCGGTTTTTTGACGATGCTTGCTACTTTGCCGGTTAATGTTGCCAGCGTGTTGTTTATTCAAATACGAATGGTCGCTGCTGTTGCTTATATTGGTGGTGTTCGTGATTTAAAGGACGATAAACTACAGACTGTAATTAAGTGTTGCTTGTTGGGAGAAAGCGTTTCTAGTGTTGCAAAAAAAGCGGGTGTTGAGATTGCTCAGAAAGTTGCGCTGAAAAAGCTAATGCCGATGATTTCGGGTAAAATGCTTACTAAAATCAATCAGGCTGTAGGTTTCCGTTTGATCACAAAGTTTGGGTCGAAAGGCGTTATTAATGTGGGCAAGGGCATTCCACTTTTAGGTGCTTTGGTTGGAGCTGTTTTTGATGGGGTCTCCACTAATATTGTAGGAAATGCCGCCATTGAAGCTTTTATTGTGAACCGAAATGAGGATTGA
- a CDS encoding Rpn family recombination-promoting nuclease/putative transposase, producing MSQEKTRSRDHDGFFRYVYSIPKNAKALLNICSKNNSDLDRILAGVNLDTLVRLPDTYSEVGERGEADIAFKAHLSGGGEINVGILLEHKSKQEKSVLNFRGMSFLLSVYL from the coding sequence ATGAGTCAAGAAAAAACACGTTCGCGTGACCATGATGGATTCTTCCGCTATGTGTATAGCATTCCCAAGAATGCCAAGGCGCTGTTGAACATCTGCAGTAAAAACAATAGCGATCTTGATAGGATTCTTGCGGGTGTAAACTTAGATACGCTTGTGCGTCTGCCGGACACCTACAGCGAAGTTGGCGAACGCGGCGAGGCGGACATTGCGTTCAAGGCACATCTTTCGGGAGGCGGTGAAATTAATGTCGGCATTCTTTTGGAACACAAGTCCAAACAGGAGAAGAGCGTGCTAAATTTCAGGGGAATGAGCTTCCTTTTGAGTGTGTACTTGTGA
- a CDS encoding FISUMP domain-containing protein — MKNLFIASLICSAILAQGGFAQEALRKAVDSNNWKKVKKIVNSGELEEIYCGKMSAKNATNIYGKHFKQMPDEAFAACPSQFAYGFGPKVCSMANAANACSGVIKYLLADGEKGSAKALKTLDEVAKAATKTKAFGKQSLVSVDTTVWKPCPKKGAARTKCIAQCKVDANSLMAIDHDVNCKTKPEQMVDKTIKVYKPSPVFASLREGLSDGFWKAPMSVAGTYAALAGKYAKVLSIPDTAVTGLHYVKSWAAKHKGASLPGGQLFRFCTAWKGKVDPILSEAGFSTRCPVFKNFVDKRDKQVYKVKEIGGVDWFVENLNYNDPDGSICYDRDDANCKTFGRLYTQEAAKKACPAGYHLATDADWKKLEEYAGGARSAALKLKSNGSDDYAFTAMFGGYANKTGVCTTMGEGAYFWTADVEEDSRGKARTMFSSDKDVGSISVDPSFYLAVRCVAGANE, encoded by the coding sequence ATGAAGAATCTTTTTATAGCAAGTTTGATTTGTTCTGCAATTTTGGCGCAGGGTGGTTTTGCCCAAGAAGCGCTCCGCAAGGCCGTTGATTCCAATAACTGGAAAAAGGTGAAAAAGATTGTCAATTCCGGCGAGCTCGAAGAGATCTATTGCGGCAAGATGTCTGCGAAGAATGCGACGAACATTTATGGCAAGCATTTTAAGCAGATGCCGGATGAAGCGTTTGCTGCTTGCCCGTCCCAGTTTGCGTATGGCTTTGGTCCGAAGGTGTGCTCGATGGCGAATGCCGCGAATGCCTGCTCGGGTGTCATCAAGTATTTGCTCGCCGATGGCGAGAAGGGGAGTGCAAAGGCTCTCAAGACGCTTGACGAGGTGGCTAAGGCGGCAACGAAGACGAAGGCTTTTGGAAAACAGTCGCTCGTGAGTGTCGATACCACGGTCTGGAAACCGTGCCCCAAGAAAGGCGCTGCACGAACAAAGTGCATTGCCCAGTGCAAGGTGGATGCAAATTCATTGATGGCCATTGACCACGATGTGAACTGCAAGACGAAACCCGAACAGATGGTGGACAAGACGATTAAGGTCTACAAGCCGTCTCCGGTTTTTGCAAGCTTGCGCGAAGGTCTTTCTGATGGCTTCTGGAAGGCTCCGATGTCTGTTGCCGGTACGTATGCCGCACTCGCTGGCAAGTATGCCAAGGTGCTCTCGATTCCCGATACCGCTGTGACGGGTCTCCATTACGTGAAGTCTTGGGCCGCCAAGCATAAGGGTGCTTCGCTCCCGGGCGGTCAGTTGTTCCGCTTCTGCACGGCCTGGAAGGGCAAAGTCGATCCGATTCTTTCTGAAGCTGGCTTCAGCACTCGCTGCCCGGTGTTTAAGAACTTTGTGGACAAACGAGACAAACAAGTTTACAAGGTCAAGGAAATCGGTGGCGTAGACTGGTTCGTCGAGAACTTGAACTACAACGATCCGGATGGCTCGATTTGCTACGACCGCGACGATGCAAATTGCAAGACGTTCGGCCGTCTCTACACGCAGGAAGCTGCCAAGAAGGCTTGCCCGGCAGGCTACCATCTCGCCACGGATGCGGACTGGAAAAAGCTTGAAGAATACGCCGGTGGCGCACGCTCTGCTGCACTCAAGCTCAAGAGCAACGGCAGCGACGATTATGCCTTCACGGCCATGTTCGGTGGCTACGCCAACAAGACCGGCGTCTGCACGACGATGGGTGAGGGCGCCTATTTCTGGACTGCCGATGTTGAAGAGGATTCTCGTGGCAAGGCCCGCACAATGTTCAGCTCCGATAAGGATGTCGGCTCCATCTCCGTGGACCCGAGTTTCTATCTTGCGGTCCGTTGTGTAGCCGGAGCTAACGAGTAA